A single genomic interval of Helianthus annuus cultivar XRQ/B chromosome 6, HanXRQr2.0-SUNRISE, whole genome shotgun sequence harbors:
- the LOC110865147 gene encoding chlorophyll a-b binding protein, chloroplastic: MASTACASSAIAAVAFSSPSSQKSGSIVGSTKASFLGGKKLRVSKLGAPSGSRSFGTVCAAADPDRPIWFPGSTPPEWLDGSLPGDFGFDPLGLGSDPETLRWNVQAELVHCRWAMLGAAGIFIPEFLTKIGILNTPSWYTAGEQEYFTDKTTLFIIELIFIGWAEGRRWADIIKPGCVNTDPIFPNNKLTGTDVGYPGGLWFDPLGWGTGSPAKLKELRTKEIKNGRLAMLAVMGAWFQAIYTGTGPIDNLFAHLADPGHATIFAAFKG; this comes from the exons ATGGCTTCAACTGCTTGTGCTTCTTCTGCCATTGCAGCTGTTGCTTTTTCTTCCCCAAG TTCACAGAAAAGTGGATCTATTGTTGGATCAACAAAGGCTTCTTTTCTTGGTGGGAAGAAACTGAGAGTTAGCAAGTTGGGTGCACCATCCGGTTCACGATCATTTGGAACCGTTTGCGCTGCGGCTGACCCCGATAGACCCATTTGGTTCCCTGGAAGCACCCCACCAGAATGGCTCGATGGCAG CCTACCGGGAGACTTCGGGTTTGATCCTCTTGGTCTAG GATCTGATCCCGAGACTTTGAGATGGAACGTTCAAGCAGAACTAGTACACTGCAGATGGGCTATGTTAGGTGCAGCCGGGATCTTCATCCCCGAATTCCTGACCAAAATCGGAATCCTAAACACTCCTTCATGGTACACTGCTGGTGAACAAGAATACTTCACCGACAAAACCACACTATTCATCATTGAGCTTATTTTCATTGGCTGGGCTGAAGGAAGAAGATGGGCTGACATCATCAAACCCGGGTGTGTTAACACCGACCCCATCTTCCCCAACAACAAGCTAACCGGAACAGATGTTGGGTACCCAGGTGGACTATGGTTTGACCCACTCGGCTGGGGAACCGGTTCACCTGCAAAGCTCAAGGAATTGAGGACAAAAGAGATCAAGAATGGAAGATTGGCCATGTTGGCTGTCATGGGTGCATGGTTCCAAGCCATTTACACTGGAACCGGACCCATTGACAACCTGTTTGCTCACCTTGCTGACCCGGGTCACGCTACCATTTTTGCT GCATTCAAGGGCTAA